A segment of the Ramlibacter agri genome:
CGCGATGCGGTGAACGCCGGGCCCAGCCCCGCAGGCACCAACTGCGCCGGCGAAAGCAACACCGACCACCAGGCCTGCCGCCAATGGTCGCTGCTGGCCAAGTACGACAGCAAGGACTGGGGCGTCGCCGCCGCCGTCGACAACATGCGCGGTGGCGCGGGCGCCTTTGCCGGCCTCACCAGCAGCAGCCTCACCGACCAGCGCACCACCCTCGACGGCTGGGTCCGCTTCAGCGCGCTGAAGCTCGGGGCGGGCCTGATCCAGCGCAAGAACGAAGGCAGCGCCACCACGCCGCACAGCGACCTCTGGTACGCGGGCGCGTCCTACCCCATCGGCCCCGTGCTGCTGGAAGGCGAGTTCTTCAAGCTCGATTTCAAGGACAGCGCCAACGGCGCGAAGCTGTGGGCGCTGCGCAGCACCTACTTCCTGTCCAAGCGCACGGCGCTCTATGCCACCGCGGGCCACATCGCCAACAGCGGCACGCTGGCGCTGTCGGTCAGCAACGCCGCGGCTGGCGGCGCACCCAACCCGGGCGGCTCGCAGACCGGCATCGGCGCCGGCATCCGCCACAGTTTCTAAGGTTCAAGGAGAGAGCATGCCGCAGGGCAACACCATCGACGTCCGCGCGTTCATCGACGAGCGTCCCATCTCGCGCTACCAGTGGCTGCTGGTCGCGCTGTGCTTCCTGATCGTCATGGCCGATGGCATGGACGTGGCGATCATGGGCTTCGTCGCCCCGCCTATCCTGCAGGAGTGGGGCATTTCCAAGGCGGCCTTCGGGCTGGTGATGAGCGCCGCGCCGGTGGGGCTCGTCATCGGCGCGCTGGTCGCCGGCCCCAGCTCCGACCGCTGGGGCCGCAAGGGCGTGCTGCTCGCTTCGGTGCTGCTGTTCGGCGTGTTCACCATCCTCACCGCGCACGCGTCTTCGCCGACGGAGATGGCGGTGCTGCGCCTGCTGACCGGCATCGGCCTCGGTGCCGCGATGCCGAACAGCACGACGCTGCTGTCGGAATACGCGCCGGCCCGCAAGCGCGCGCTGCTGATCACGGTGATGTTCACCGGCTTCAACCTCGGCTCGGCCCTGATCGGCTTCGTCGCCGCCTGGCTGATCCCGGTGCAGGGCTGGCGCTCGGTGCTGGTGTTCGGTGGCGTGCTGCCGCTGGTGATCCTGCCGCTGCTGGCCTGGCTGCTGCCCGAATCGGCGCGCCTGCTCGCCGCGCAGGGCAAACCGGCCGCGCGCATCGCCTCGGTGCTGGGACGCGTGGCGGGCCAGCGCTTCACGGGCGAAGAGCGTTTCGTCTCCAGCGAACCGCCGCTGCCCACGCGCAAGCCCATCGGCATCCTGTTCGCCAACGGCTTCGCGCTGCTCACCGCTTCGCTGTGGATCACGTACTTCATGGGCCTGCTGGTCATCTACCTGCTGACCGGCTGGCTGCCCACGCTGATGAAGGAAGCCGGCCTGTCGATCGCGACGGCAGCCAACGTCACGGCGCTGTTCCAGCTGGGCGGCACCATCGGCGCCGTCCTCGTCGGCTGGGCCATGGACAAGGTGAAGCGCCCGGTGTGGGTCATCGCCGCCGCCTATCTCGCCGGTGGCCTCTGCGCCGCCGTTCTGGGCGGGGCGGGCGCGCTGTCGCCCGCGCTCGCGGTGATCGTCTTCTCGACCGGCTTCTGCATGAGCGGCGCGCAGACGGGCCTCAACGCTTTCGCGCCGGCCTGCTATCCGACGATTGCGCGGGCCACCGGTGTCAGCTGGATGCTGGGCATGGGACGCTTCGGCAGCATCTTCGGCTCGGCCATCGGCGGCGCGCTGATCGGCATGGGCCTGGGCTTCGGCCAGGTCCTCGCGATGCTGGCGATCCCGGCCGCGCTGGCGGCGTTCGCGATCCTGCTGAGCCAACGGGCCGCTGCGGCATCAGGGGAACCCTTGCACGCGCCGCAGGTTCGTATAACCTGAGGCCAGCGAAACCTGGCGTACGGAGGCTGCATGGAACTTCGTCTTCACCTGCTCGAATCGTTCATGGCCCGCGGTTCCGACGGCGAGCACTACAAGGTCTGCGCGTACGAGCGGATGACCCGTGACCCGTCGATGCCGATGGCCGACGACAACTGGGAATCCACCGGCGTCACGGAGTACCGCCTGGCCGACGGCCGCCAGCTGCAGGCGCACAAGGACGGCACCATGGACCTGTCGATGGCGGACTCCACGGTGCACCTGACGCCAGAACGCCTGGTGCACTAGCCTTCACAATCGGGCGGTGACCACAACGCACCGCCCCCTTCATCGCATCTATCTCGCCGGCCCGGACGTGTTCCGGCCCGATGCCGCCGCGCA
Coding sequences within it:
- a CDS encoding porin; this translates as MRRIRIALAVLALAAGCAHAQTSVTLYGTVDLPVEHLTNAGGGSLTRMPGLTGSVPSRLGFRGVEDLGGGLRALFTLEEGISVDSGTLNQGGRAFGRQSWVGLANEWGQLSLGRQYSMLFWSQTDADLLGPNMFGSGSLDNYLPNARVDNAIAYRGTFGGLSLGATWSPGRDAVNAGPSPAGTNCAGESNTDHQACRQWSLLAKYDSKDWGVAAAVDNMRGGAGAFAGLTSSSLTDQRTTLDGWVRFSALKLGAGLIQRKNEGSATTPHSDLWYAGASYPIGPVLLEGEFFKLDFKDSANGAKLWALRSTYFLSKRTALYATAGHIANSGTLALSVSNAAAGGAPNPGGSQTGIGAGIRHSF
- a CDS encoding MFS transporter; translation: MPQGNTIDVRAFIDERPISRYQWLLVALCFLIVMADGMDVAIMGFVAPPILQEWGISKAAFGLVMSAAPVGLVIGALVAGPSSDRWGRKGVLLASVLLFGVFTILTAHASSPTEMAVLRLLTGIGLGAAMPNSTTLLSEYAPARKRALLITVMFTGFNLGSALIGFVAAWLIPVQGWRSVLVFGGVLPLVILPLLAWLLPESARLLAAQGKPAARIASVLGRVAGQRFTGEERFVSSEPPLPTRKPIGILFANGFALLTASLWITYFMGLLVIYLLTGWLPTLMKEAGLSIATAANVTALFQLGGTIGAVLVGWAMDKVKRPVWVIAAAYLAGGLCAAVLGGAGALSPALAVIVFSTGFCMSGAQTGLNAFAPACYPTIARATGVSWMLGMGRFGSIFGSAIGGALIGMGLGFGQVLAMLAIPAALAAFAILLSQRAAAASGEPLHAPQVRIT